In one Balaenoptera acutorostrata chromosome 5, mBalAcu1.1, whole genome shotgun sequence genomic region, the following are encoded:
- the TMEM271 gene encoding transmembrane protein 271 codes for MKWSVRGACAALSSCLLLACALSAAAVGLKCFSLGSELRGEPFRLGAAAGAFYSGLLLAAGLSLLGAALLCCGPRDAPLAGPGPGPGLGVPAAPAGAPEAAPGEPGSAAGPSGRVNSQNLLLLGVLVFMLGVLSAFAGAVIDGDTVSLVERKYSHYCLPPRAPAAAPGPAPGTAAAAPGAPRARSTLDSATSAKCRQLKDYQRGLVLSTVFNSLECLLGLLSLLLVKNYKSSQARRGRRGRRKGGRALARPRGGPGFRAQPPGSRARRGRRGRRGRRLQQRPSEASILSPEESDFAAPGDCAGFAARHAVSYINVGVFHAFDEAGVEVCCGGHPSVELPGYAPSDPDLNASYPYCCRPPCEAARPWEPSRAC; via the coding sequence ATGAAGTGGAGCGTCCGCGGGGCCTGCGCCGCgctctcctcctgcctcctgctcGCCTGCGCGCTCAGTGCCGCCGCCGTCGGCCTCAAGTGCTTCTCGCTGGGCTCGGAGCTGCGCGGGGAGCCGTTCCGGCTGGGGGCGGCCGCCGGCGCCTTCTACTCGGGGCTGCTGCTGGCCGCCGGCCTCTCGCTGCTCGGCGCCGCCCTGCTCTGCTGCGGGCCCCGGGACGCTCCCCtcgcggggccggggccgggcccgGGGCTCGGGGTCCCCGCGGCCCCAGCGGGGGCTCCGGAGGCTGCGCCGGGCGAGCCGGGGAGCGCAGCCGGGCCCTCGGGGCGGGTGAACAGCCAGAACCTGCTCCTGCTCGGCGTTCTCGTCTTCATGCTCGGGGTCCTCAGCGCCTTCGCGGGCGCCGTGATCGACGGCGACACCGTGTCCCTAGTGGAACGCAAGTACTCCCACTACTGCCTGCCCCCGCGCGCGCCGGCCGCGGCCCCTGGCCCGGCCCCGGGCACTGCGGCCGCGGCCCCCGGCGCCCCGCGCGCCCGTAGCACCCTGGACAGCGCCACGTCCGCCAAGTGCCGCCAGCTGAAGGACTACCAGCGCGGCCTGGTGCTTTCCACCGTCTTCAACTCGCTCGAGTGCCTCCTGGGCCTGCTCAGCCTCCTGCTGGTCAAGAACTACAAGTCCTCGCAGGCCCGGCGCGGCCGGCGCGGCCGGCGGAAGGGAGGCCGGGCCCTGGCGCGGCCCCGCGGCGGCCCGGGGTTCCGTGCGCAGCCGCCAGGCTCCCGGGCGCGGCGGGGCCGACGGGGCCGGCGGGGGCGGAGGCTGCAGCAGCGGCCGAGCGAGGCTTCCATCCTGTCCCCGGAGGAGTCGGACTTCGCCGCCCCTGGGGACTGCGCGGGCTTCGCGGCGCGCCACGCGGTCTCCTACATCAACGTGGGCGTCTTCCACGCGTTTGACGAGGCGGGCGTGGAGGTGTGCTGCGGGGGGCACCCGTCTGTGGAGCTGCCGGGGTACGCGCCCTCGGACCCCGACCTCAACGCCTCCTACCCCTACTGCTGCCGGCCGCCCTGCGAGGCGGCGCGCCCCTGGGAGCCGAGCCGGGCCTGCTGA